From Myxocyprinus asiaticus isolate MX2 ecotype Aquarium Trade chromosome 25, UBuf_Myxa_2, whole genome shotgun sequence, one genomic window encodes:
- the zgc:153383 gene encoding protein FAM177A1 isoform X1 yields the protein MAGISIYVASVNITVSHDMDTEKSSGKEKEYECVELGDLERKEKTPRRIIHFSSGEIMEEYSTDDEEENKKENTKKDLLSSKDTSKLTWGPYVWFQMWKAAASTMSACDYLGERMASLFGITTAKYQYAIDEYSRAKKEEDKDEDTQLSEEAEHLFVEQNEEDEEPKTNQPKTKSTQRNVTNELDLHSSLVPNTVHIPALVTSP from the exons ATGGCAGGAATATCTATTTATGTCGCCAGCGTCAATATCACTGTCTCACATGATATGGACACTGAAAag AGCTCTGGGAAAGAGAAGGAATATGAGTGCGTGGAACTTGGTGATCTAGAGAGAAAAGAGAAGACCCCACGGCGAATTATTCATTTCTCCAGTGGTGAAATCATGGAAGAGTACAGCACAGATGATGAGGAggagaacaaaaaagaaaacacaaagaaAGACCTTCTGTCCTCCAAAGACACA TCCAAGCTGACTTGGGGCCCATATGTCTGGTTTCAGATGTGGAAAGCAGCTGCATCCACTATGTCTG CTTGTGACTACCTCGGAGAACGAATGGCATCACTTTTTGGCATCACCACAGCTAAGTACCAGTATGCCATTGATGAATACAGCAGGGCAAAGAAGGAG GAGGATAAAGATGAAGATACGCAACTCTCTGAGGAGGCCGAGCACCTGTTTGTGGAGCAGAATGAAGAAGATGAGGAGCCGAAGACCAACCAGCCCAAGACCAAGAGCACTCAAAGAAATGTGACCAATGAGCTGGACCTTCACTCTTCCTTGGTGCCCAATACAGTCCACATTCCTGCACTCGTTACTAGCCCTTAA
- the zgc:153383 gene encoding protein FAM177A1 isoform X2, producing the protein MAGISIYVASVNITVSHDMDTEKSSGKEKEYECVELGDLERKEKTPRRIIHFSSGEIMEEYSTDDEEENKKENTKKDLLSSKDTMWKAAASTMSACDYLGERMASLFGITTAKYQYAIDEYSRAKKEEDKDEDTQLSEEAEHLFVEQNEEDEEPKTNQPKTKSTQRNVTNELDLHSSLVPNTVHIPALVTSP; encoded by the exons ATGGCAGGAATATCTATTTATGTCGCCAGCGTCAATATCACTGTCTCACATGATATGGACACTGAAAag AGCTCTGGGAAAGAGAAGGAATATGAGTGCGTGGAACTTGGTGATCTAGAGAGAAAAGAGAAGACCCCACGGCGAATTATTCATTTCTCCAGTGGTGAAATCATGGAAGAGTACAGCACAGATGATGAGGAggagaacaaaaaagaaaacacaaagaaAGACCTTCTGTCCTCCAAAGACACA ATGTGGAAAGCAGCTGCATCCACTATGTCTG CTTGTGACTACCTCGGAGAACGAATGGCATCACTTTTTGGCATCACCACAGCTAAGTACCAGTATGCCATTGATGAATACAGCAGGGCAAAGAAGGAG GAGGATAAAGATGAAGATACGCAACTCTCTGAGGAGGCCGAGCACCTGTTTGTGGAGCAGAATGAAGAAGATGAGGAGCCGAAGACCAACCAGCCCAAGACCAAGAGCACTCAAAGAAATGTGACCAATGAGCTGGACCTTCACTCTTCCTTGGTGCCCAATACAGTCCACATTCCTGCACTCGTTACTAGCCCTTAA